A stretch of DNA from Yoonia sp. BS5-3:
TATCATCCATCTGATCCTGGCGCTCAGCCTGATCGGCACTGTGCTTTTGCAGCGCTCTGAGGGTGGCGGCCTTGGCATGGGCGGCGGCGGTGGCGGGGCCACAGGCGGACGTCCGGCCCCTACAGCGATGAGCAAATTCACCTGGATGCTGGCCATTGCTTTTATCTGTACATCCATCGGGCTGACGCTGATTTCTGCAAGCGAAACAGCAGGGTCTTCGGTTGCGGATCGGGTTGGCGACATCACCGGTGAAGAGGACGTTCCGGATACCGGATTTGGCGACAGTCTGCTGCCCCCAAGCCAAAGTGACGAACCGCTCGTCCCGACCGGCGACTAACCACAACACGTGGCCCGGGGGCGACTTTGGGCAACATCATATTG
This window harbors:
- the secG gene encoding preprotein translocase subunit SecG — protein: MENVVLIIHLILALSLIGTVLLQRSEGGGLGMGGGGGGATGGRPAPTAMSKFTWMLAIAFICTSIGLTLISASETAGSSVADRVGDITGEEDVPDTGFGDSLLPPSQSDEPLVPTGD